A window of Costertonia aggregata contains these coding sequences:
- a CDS encoding phytanoyl-CoA dioxygenase family protein translates to MMNTLDLANEHKLISQLFKWPTSSEEWEEYKLSEEQVAHFREYGYVSGIRLLNDEQIQALREELEEIVNPNHPGHHLFYEFHSNESKDSKSRLFHSLGHWRITKGFHDVLWNPAFVMAAHQLLGEKSVRFWHDQLFYKPAHHGGVVAWHQDYSYWTRTIAMQHLTCWTGLDDATTENGCLHYIPKSHTWGLLEAPALAGNMDSLLEYLTDEQKEGFKPVPIELKKGHATFHHPLLVHGSYENNSERSRRAFVLNVFADGTLSNTDDELLAGVPKIAKGRKMEGKFFPLLYKAGSTV, encoded by the coding sequence ATGATGAACACTCTAGATTTGGCCAATGAGCATAAGCTAATTTCCCAACTTTTTAAATGGCCCACTTCCTCCGAAGAATGGGAGGAATATAAACTGAGCGAGGAACAAGTCGCCCATTTTCGTGAATATGGTTACGTATCGGGTATTCGATTATTGAATGACGAACAAATTCAAGCATTAAGAGAAGAGCTTGAAGAAATAGTAAACCCCAATCACCCTGGACACCATTTGTTTTATGAGTTTCACAGCAATGAATCCAAGGATTCCAAATCAAGACTTTTTCACTCTTTGGGCCATTGGCGAATTACAAAAGGATTTCATGATGTTTTATGGAATCCGGCTTTTGTGATGGCCGCCCATCAGTTATTAGGGGAAAAATCCGTTCGTTTTTGGCATGACCAACTCTTTTACAAACCGGCCCATCATGGGGGCGTTGTGGCCTGGCATCAAGACTATTCCTATTGGACCCGCACCATAGCCATGCAGCATCTTACATGCTGGACCGGTCTGGACGATGCCACTACCGAAAACGGTTGTCTTCACTATATACCCAAAAGCCATACGTGGGGATTATTGGAAGCGCCCGCCCTAGCGGGAAATATGGACAGTTTATTGGAGTATTTGACCGATGAGCAAAAAGAAGGTTTTAAACCTGTTCCCATTGAACTAAAGAAAGGACACGCTACTTTTCACCATCCCCTATTGGTACACGGTTCCTATGAAAATAATTCTGAAAGAAGTCGTAGGGCGTTTGTCCTCAATGTATTTGCCGATGGCACCTTGAGTAATACCGATGACGAACTTTTGGCGGGTGTACCCAAAATTGCCAAAGGCAGAAAAATGGAAGGTAAGTTTTTCCCCTTATTGTACAAGGCTGGATCAACAGTTTAA
- a CDS encoding phosphotransferase enzyme family protein, whose protein sequence is MNQFNVERLQSVLNFFSVPKKKYRFKPITNGLINDTFFVLEGDKTLYILQKINNSVFNDIEGMMSNMQNALVHLKDQDYKALELIPTLDKKSYHFQNGFWRLTSYIEQSVTYNTTSRVDVAFEAGKIIGKFHSLLAKVDMEKYVDTIPHFHDLEFREEQFKKSILGAKKRKLQTAKTAIAFVNETFEYIGLAKTEEQPLRICHNDTKLNNILFSKVDDTALCLIDLDTLMKGCFYYDFGDAVRTIVNTAPEDETDHSKIIFETALFEAFLKGLSENASFLTKNEIASMPFGVIVMPFLHGLRALTDYLNENIYYKVSYDNQNLDRALSLFDFTKKAIANTKYMKATITRTFI, encoded by the coding sequence ATGAATCAGTTCAATGTGGAACGGTTACAATCCGTTTTGAATTTTTTTTCCGTTCCGAAAAAAAAGTATCGTTTTAAGCCCATTACCAATGGTTTGATAAACGATACTTTTTTTGTTTTGGAAGGCGATAAAACCTTGTACATACTTCAAAAAATAAACAACTCTGTATTTAACGATATTGAAGGCATGATGAGCAATATGCAAAATGCCCTTGTTCATTTAAAAGATCAGGATTATAAAGCATTGGAACTTATACCGACCCTTGATAAAAAAAGCTATCATTTCCAGAATGGTTTTTGGCGGTTGACGAGCTATATAGAACAGAGTGTTACTTACAATACTACGAGCAGGGTAGATGTTGCCTTCGAAGCAGGTAAAATCATTGGGAAATTTCATTCGCTATTGGCCAAAGTGGATATGGAAAAATATGTGGACACCATTCCCCATTTTCACGACCTAGAGTTTCGGGAAGAACAGTTTAAAAAATCGATTTTAGGGGCAAAAAAACGAAAATTACAAACGGCCAAAACCGCTATTGCATTTGTAAATGAAACGTTTGAGTATATTGGGTTGGCCAAAACCGAAGAACAACCCTTGCGGATATGCCATAACGACACCAAATTAAACAATATTCTTTTTTCAAAAGTGGATGATACGGCACTTTGCTTGATAGATTTGGATACGTTGATGAAAGGATGTTTTTACTATGATTTTGGGGATGCGGTTCGCACCATTGTCAATACCGCACCCGAGGATGAAACAGATCATAGCAAAATTATTTTTGAAACAGCGCTGTTCGAGGCTTTTTTAAAGGGACTTTCTGAAAATGCTTCATTTCTTACGAAAAATGAGATAGCCTCAATGCCTTTCGGCGTTATCGTGATGCCTTTTTTACATGGCCTACGTGCACTTACCGATTATTTAAACGAAAATATATATTATAAAGTCAGCTATGACAATCAAAATCTGGATAGGGCTTTAAGCCTTTTTGACTTTACCAAGAAAGCCATTGCAAATACGAAGTATATGAAGGCCACTATTACCAGAACATTTATATAA
- a CDS encoding Gfo/Idh/MocA family protein — MNSRRKFIKETSAMGAGLFLAPSFTNGMFGTNEKLKVGLIGVGLRGTNHLNNLLLRKDVTITAICDIDAARIKIASDLIDKAGGKSVKIFGKNEYDYRNLLELKEVDAVIISTPWLWHTRMAVDAMKAGKYTGVEVSASNTLEECWDLVNTHEETGTHMMILENVNYRRDILAVLNMVEQNVFGELVHFRCGYQHDLRFVKFNDGKTAYGKGAEFGEKGISESKWRTEHSVKRNADVYPTHGLGPVAVMANVNRGNRFVSMTSHATKAIGLHNYIVDVGGENHPNAKIKFKQGDVITSTINTAYGETIIITHDCNLPRPYSLGFRVQGAKGLWEVDGNRIYIEGESEQHTWDKADEWLQKYDHPLWKKYGEYALDAGHGGMDFFVINSFVESAKANVAPPMDVYDAAAWSAVTPLSEASIANNGEPQDFPDFTRGLWMKRKPYDWLKENY, encoded by the coding sequence ATGAATTCTAGAAGAAAATTTATCAAAGAAACCTCAGCCATGGGAGCTGGATTGTTTTTGGCGCCAAGTTTCACTAATGGAATGTTCGGTACCAACGAAAAATTGAAAGTAGGGCTAATCGGTGTCGGGCTACGGGGTACGAATCATTTGAACAACCTTTTATTACGTAAGGATGTTACTATCACTGCCATATGTGATATTGATGCGGCTAGAATAAAAATCGCATCCGATTTAATAGATAAGGCCGGCGGTAAATCCGTTAAGATATTTGGAAAAAACGAGTATGATTACCGAAACTTACTGGAACTGAAAGAAGTCGATGCCGTTATTATATCCACCCCTTGGCTATGGCATACTCGAATGGCCGTAGATGCCATGAAAGCAGGGAAATATACTGGTGTTGAAGTTTCGGCATCCAACACATTGGAAGAATGTTGGGATTTGGTCAACACCCACGAAGAGACCGGCACCCATATGATGATTTTGGAAAACGTGAATTACCGTAGAGATATTTTGGCTGTTTTGAACATGGTAGAACAAAACGTTTTTGGCGAGTTGGTGCATTTTAGATGTGGTTATCAACATGATTTGAGGTTCGTAAAGTTCAATGATGGTAAAACAGCGTATGGCAAGGGAGCGGAGTTTGGGGAAAAGGGAATCTCGGAATCCAAATGGCGAACCGAACATTCCGTAAAACGAAATGCGGATGTTTACCCTACCCATGGGTTAGGCCCCGTGGCGGTTATGGCCAATGTCAATAGGGGAAATCGTTTTGTTTCGATGACCTCTCATGCCACAAAAGCCATTGGTCTGCACAACTATATTGTAGATGTCGGTGGGGAAAACCATCCCAACGCCAAAATAAAGTTCAAGCAAGGTGATGTCATTACTTCTACCATTAACACGGCATATGGCGAAACTATCATTATCACACATGACTGTAATTTGCCCAGACCTTATTCCCTTGGTTTTAGGGTACAAGGGGCAAAAGGATTATGGGAGGTAGACGGAAACCGAATCTATATCGAAGGAGAATCAGAACAGCATACATGGGACAAGGCCGATGAATGGTTACAAAAATATGACCATCCCCTCTGGAAAAAGTATGGGGAATATGCTCTGGATGCAGGACATGGCGGGATGGATTTTTTCGTAATCAATTCCTTTGTGGAGTCGGCCAAGGCTAATGTCGCCCCACCTATGGATGTCTACGATGCGGCAGCTTGGAGTGCTGTTACACCCTTATCCGAAGCTTCCATCGCTAATAACGGGGAGCCGCAGGACTTCCCTGATTTTACGAGAGGGCTTTGGATGAAAAGAAAACCGTACGATTGGTTAAAGGAAAACTACTGA
- a CDS encoding single-stranded DNA-binding protein, translating to MSTIRNHVQLIGNVGQEPTITNLESGKKVARFSLATNEYYKDSKGEKQTDTNWHTVVAWGKTAEIVEKYVEKGKEVGITGKLKTRTYTTDDGNQRYVTEVVADEILLLGSKSDK from the coding sequence ATGAGTACTATTAGAAATCACGTACAGTTGATTGGAAACGTTGGACAAGAGCCAACCATCACGAACCTTGAAAGCGGTAAGAAAGTAGCCCGCTTCTCACTCGCCACGAACGAGTATTACAAAGACAGTAAAGGCGAAAAGCAAACAGACACCAACTGGCATACCGTTGTGGCTTGGGGCAAGACCGCTGAAATCGTTGAGAAATATGTCGAAAAAGGCAAAGAAGTTGGGATTACGGGAAAACTAAAGACCCGAACCTACACCACGGACGATGGAAACCAACGCTATGTTACCGAAGTGGTAGCCGATGAAATCCTTTTACTTGGAAGTAAGAGCGATAAGTAA
- a CDS encoding DUF6876 family protein, whose translation MKAQVNEIKENLQTFSGTDFFYQIPLLKTRFTDGLKYLSEVAECFWLITDASVIAKSLMNRSEFITIDFKRLPEERQDYSGYEAEIIYSDGNDNILKKHGYRATDFPLDELRLFFVNDTLMLPSEY comes from the coding sequence ATGAAAGCACAAGTTAACGAAATAAAAGAAAATTTACAGACGTTTAGCGGTACTGATTTCTTCTACCAAATTCCGCTTTTAAAAACTCGTTTTACGGATGGATTGAAATATCTATCGGAAGTAGCAGAATGTTTTTGGCTTATTACGGATGCTTCCGTAATTGCAAAAAGTCTGATGAACCGAAGCGAATTTATCACTATCGATTTTAAAAGGTTGCCCGAAGAAAGACAGGATTATTCGGGTTACGAAGCCGAAATAATTTACAGCGATGGGAACGATAACATTTTAAAAAAACACGGCTATCGTGCTACCGATTTTCCACTTGATGAACTGCGGTTGTTTTTTGTAAATGATACGCTGATGTTACCAAGTGAATATTAA
- a CDS encoding ParB/RepB/Spo0J family partition protein, translating to MTTKASTTKRRSRAKTAVTSKLNGNPVKLEIQNLPIGKIKADPEQPRKTFDEKHLEQLSESIKWHGVLQPITVRKSGKDFIIVMGERRFRASKMANKTTIPCIVRDYENNEILEVQIIENLQRQDVEPTEEAESIAYLSERYAPTEIAKRLGRTDNFIRQRLKLAGLIDGFKHFVRNGEMTISLGVGVALFAPEEQLMMLETMGDDFNAHQVNRMIKDQTYDLEKASFDVSDKKLVPKAGSCVECPFNAANQGNLFGEGKMVCTKSACFETKKSKSFLNLIEKSKKENVLLIPEIRQYWADDENNQLIISQLENNGLKVYLLDDVEIIENPIKPTIEAIKKEYQHYDYSEDELNGELKEAIEDYNKELEAYNSAKENGFADGIVFHPETYQNKEVFVKVIEKSKDKSTEYSAPLANRKMADCTPEEQIIKINEREIRKKHIENNRQFEEVVQMIRETKYIDTKKTLSTDEMVAFSISLFENNVDYMSQQKYFSKFLGDTSKMTKVEMVENFKKKFKKEIFHKLIRYMLTKQVHFGESNHVNNLTNISFYNSMQGYYKSKIADIEKNYAEKRNKREARLKERIAILEKKIQELND from the coding sequence ATGACAACAAAAGCAAGTACCACAAAGAGAAGAAGTAGAGCGAAGACTGCTGTCACTTCTAAATTAAACGGAAATCCGGTAAAGCTGGAAATTCAGAACCTTCCCATCGGCAAAATTAAGGCTGACCCAGAACAGCCTCGAAAGACCTTTGACGAAAAACATTTGGAACAACTTTCCGAAAGTATCAAATGGCACGGTGTACTTCAACCGATAACGGTACGGAAATCTGGAAAGGATTTCATCATCGTGATGGGCGAAAGAAGATTTCGCGCAAGCAAAATGGCGAATAAAACAACCATTCCGTGCATTGTCAGAGATTATGAGAACAATGAAATTTTGGAAGTTCAGATTATCGAAAACCTGCAACGACAGGATGTTGAGCCTACTGAGGAAGCTGAATCAATAGCTTACCTGAGCGAGAGGTATGCACCGACTGAAATTGCAAAACGACTGGGCAGAACGGACAACTTCATTCGACAAAGATTAAAATTGGCAGGTCTAATAGATGGCTTTAAGCACTTTGTTCGCAATGGTGAAATGACGATTTCGCTGGGTGTTGGTGTTGCACTCTTTGCACCGGAAGAACAGTTAATGATGTTGGAAACGATGGGCGATGATTTCAATGCCCATCAAGTCAACAGGATGATTAAAGACCAGACCTACGACTTGGAAAAGGCATCTTTTGATGTAAGCGATAAGAAGTTGGTGCCGAAAGCCGGGTCTTGTGTAGAATGTCCGTTCAATGCGGCCAATCAAGGCAATCTGTTCGGTGAGGGTAAAATGGTCTGTACAAAATCAGCTTGTTTTGAAACGAAGAAAAGCAAGTCCTTCCTGAATCTAATTGAAAAATCCAAGAAAGAGAATGTACTACTGATTCCTGAAATACGACAGTATTGGGCAGACGACGAAAACAATCAGCTCATTATTTCACAGTTGGAAAATAATGGCTTGAAGGTCTATCTACTTGATGATGTCGAAATCATCGAAAATCCGATTAAGCCGACAATTGAGGCCATTAAGAAAGAGTACCAACATTACGATTATTCCGAGGACGAACTGAATGGCGAACTTAAGGAAGCGATAGAGGACTATAATAAAGAATTGGAAGCATATAATTCAGCCAAAGAAAATGGATTTGCGGATGGTATCGTTTTTCATCCTGAGACTTACCAAAACAAGGAAGTGTTTGTCAAGGTGATTGAGAAATCAAAAGATAAATCAACTGAGTATTCAGCACCATTGGCCAATAGGAAAATGGCGGATTGTACACCTGAAGAACAAATCATCAAAATCAATGAACGTGAAATCCGCAAAAAGCATATTGAAAACAATAGGCAGTTTGAGGAAGTGGTGCAGATGATTCGTGAGACCAAATACATCGATACGAAGAAGACACTTTCAACAGACGAAATGGTGGCATTCTCGATATCGCTCTTTGAAAATAATGTGGATTATATGAGCCAACAAAAGTATTTCTCAAAGTTCTTGGGCGACACGTCCAAAATGACCAAAGTTGAAATGGTCGAGAATTTCAAGAAGAAATTTAAAAAGGAAATCTTTCATAAATTAATTCGATATATGCTCACCAAGCAAGTGCATTTTGGCGAGAGCAATCACGTGAATAACCTGACGAACATTTCATTCTACAATTCGATGCAAGGATATTACAAATCCAAAATTGCAGACATTGAGAAGAACTATGCTGAGAAAAGAAACAAGCGTGAAGCACGTTTGAAAGAGCGTATCGCAATTCTTGAAAAGAAAATTCAGGAACTCAACGATTAG
- a CDS encoding alpha/beta fold hydrolase translates to MKSNLYLIALVFILMSCKSTQKRATEFVPTFSVSTKTTHKIPEGQDYTFGYLEVLENRNYTNGKTIKLPVYIFKSRSKNPKKDPIIYTVGGPGSTTMPTVQYMNYYKYLDDRDFILVEQRGNYYAQPHLDCPEWSKAIYKSNLPNFNAANHDALFEKAAKDCRERLNAEGIDLNGYNTNEIAADINDLVNVLEIEEYNLLTISYSTKIAQVLMRDYPNKIRSVVMDSPLPLEVNYDEESIQNLLESINTLFSDCESDNNCNTAYPDIKNRFSEYLKERTENPLVVEVENPKTGKTQTFYLKGKDLITVFTSASTGSVPNVPYEINKLLVNDLTSVKEKLKYLFQEPGSGSGLGMRLSVWCAEENPFNSMEKIESETKKYPEVKGLSPAVFDNEICQIWGVRKVPEIENQAVKSDIPVLFINGEYDNETPMKWAESMSKNFKNSYHLIFKGWKHTPTTNWDNNCAMVAANHFFNNLNEKPIPDCFSKIESPIFKTE, encoded by the coding sequence ATGAAATCTAATCTATACTTAATTGCCCTTGTTTTTATTTTAATGAGTTGCAAATCAACACAAAAGAGAGCAACAGAATTTGTTCCGACTTTTTCAGTTTCTACAAAAACCACACACAAAATACCGGAAGGACAAGACTATACTTTTGGGTATCTAGAAGTTCTTGAAAATAGAAATTACACGAATGGAAAAACGATAAAACTTCCCGTCTATATTTTTAAAAGTCGAAGCAAAAACCCAAAGAAAGACCCAATCATCTATACAGTGGGTGGACCAGGTTCTACAACGATGCCCACCGTACAGTATATGAACTACTATAAGTATCTTGACGACAGAGATTTTATCCTCGTAGAGCAACGGGGAAACTACTACGCACAACCTCATTTGGATTGTCCCGAATGGTCAAAAGCGATTTACAAATCCAATCTACCCAATTTTAACGCTGCCAACCACGATGCACTTTTCGAAAAAGCTGCAAAAGATTGCAGGGAAAGGCTAAATGCCGAGGGAATTGATTTAAATGGCTACAACACCAATGAAATTGCTGCTGATATCAATGACTTGGTAAATGTTTTGGAAATCGAGGAATATAATCTACTGACCATTTCATATAGCACGAAAATAGCCCAAGTCTTAATGCGGGATTATCCAAATAAAATTAGAAGTGTTGTAATGGACTCACCACTTCCATTGGAAGTCAACTATGATGAAGAGAGCATCCAGAATCTTTTAGAATCAATTAACACATTGTTTTCAGATTGCGAAAGCGATAATAATTGTAATACTGCATATCCGGACATAAAGAATAGGTTTAGCGAATATTTAAAGGAAAGAACAGAAAATCCGTTAGTGGTTGAAGTAGAAAATCCGAAAACTGGAAAGACCCAAACCTTTTATTTGAAAGGCAAAGATTTGATTACTGTTTTCACTTCTGCTTCAACTGGAAGTGTTCCAAACGTTCCATATGAGATTAACAAACTATTGGTCAATGATTTGACTTCCGTAAAAGAGAAACTAAAATATTTATTTCAGGAACCAGGAAGTGGTTCTGGATTAGGAATGCGCCTTTCTGTATGGTGCGCAGAAGAAAACCCATTTAATTCTATGGAAAAAATAGAAAGCGAAACAAAAAAATATCCAGAAGTAAAAGGATTGTCGCCTGCCGTTTTTGATAATGAGATTTGTCAAATATGGGGTGTTAGAAAAGTACCGGAAATTGAAAATCAAGCAGTCAAAAGTGATATACCTGTTTTATTTATAAATGGCGAATATGATAACGAGACACCAATGAAATGGGCAGAATCAATGTCTAAAAACTTCAAGAATAGTTATCATTTAATTTTTAAAGGTTGGAAACATACACCAACAACAAATTGGGATAATAATTGCGCTATGGTAGCGGCAAACCACTTTTTCAACAATCTCAACGAAAAACCGATTCCTGATTGTTTCTCTAAAATTGAAAGCCCAATATTCAAAACAGAATAG
- a CDS encoding nucleotidyltransferase family protein → MTLLLMAAGSGSRYGKLKQFDDLGPKGEFLMEFAMYDAIKNGFDHIVVITKKDNVAFLKEHLSKRLTENVQLDVLAQEIADLPTGATFTGERPKPWGTAHAVWTARNVIDQPFCVINADDFYGQSAYANAATFIKEYPQEDHYALVGYTLKDTLSEHGSVSRGVCKTNGDNLISVDERLKLAQEGEKVVDADSGMEYTGNELASMNFWICRPSIFEVIEKEFRAFLQDEHMIKTSELYIPKTIQNLLQEGKAKVKVLPSKDNWFGVTYASDREMAVKSLQQKTNEGQYISPLWQNQ, encoded by the coding sequence ATGACACTACTTTTAATGGCCGCTGGTAGCGGTAGCCGATACGGAAAACTAAAACAATTTGATGATTTAGGCCCCAAAGGAGAATTTTTGATGGAATTTGCCATGTACGATGCCATTAAAAATGGTTTTGACCATATTGTGGTCATTACCAAAAAAGACAATGTTGCTTTTTTGAAGGAACATCTTTCCAAAAGATTAACTGAAAACGTACAATTGGATGTGCTGGCACAGGAAATCGCTGATTTGCCCACCGGGGCAACTTTCACAGGCGAGCGGCCTAAACCTTGGGGTACCGCCCATGCCGTTTGGACCGCAAGGAATGTCATAGACCAACCTTTTTGTGTCATCAATGCCGATGATTTTTACGGGCAATCCGCTTACGCAAACGCCGCCACGTTCATTAAAGAATACCCGCAAGAAGACCATTACGCCCTTGTGGGATATACCTTAAAAGACACACTTTCTGAACACGGATCGGTATCTAGAGGTGTCTGTAAGACCAATGGCGACAACTTAATATCAGTTGATGAGCGCTTAAAATTGGCCCAGGAAGGCGAAAAGGTAGTCGATGCCGACTCTGGAATGGAATATACAGGGAACGAACTGGCCAGTATGAATTTCTGGATATGTCGCCCCTCTATTTTTGAAGTTATAGAAAAAGAGTTCAGAGCGTTTTTGCAAGACGAACATATGATAAAAACCAGTGAACTTTATATCCCCAAGACCATACAAAACCTATTGCAAGAAGGCAAGGCAAAGGTAAAGGTCCTCCCTTCCAAAGACAATTGGTTTGGGGTAACTTATGCCAGTGATCGTGAAATGGCGGTGAAGAGCTTACAGCAAAAAACCAATGAAGGCCAATATATATCCCCTTTGTGGCAAAACCAATAA
- a CDS encoding helix-turn-helix domain-containing protein, with protein sequence MDTGTIIIIILLAIGSIQGLIYGFILIKSTEYNKLANRILATILLLLSYRLSIQIMRLFGLGYYDSWYYIMIDISWVYGALIYFYTKAQTQTNFKFKRKDWIHFLPVVVQICCSVFVRLQNLYWDGTKESLSWLGYYGYVVWMNNSTIYIVASILIIVYAYKSQKLLNSVNEEINISTTKLTWIKRIVKSFLVYFSLVLIVLLIDLLVYKSLNNGSYFYFTRFYYYPFFVGIAVMTYWIGLEGFARRNDPELTIKTMMNPDELERLKSISRKLENAMENDKLFKDQELSLNSISEQLNIKPYLISKSLSEVYNKRFNDFVNEYRVKEVQSLLLNSNNSKYTLLSIAMDAGFNSKSSFNRAVKKQLGILPSELKGKK encoded by the coding sequence ATGGACACAGGAACTATTATAATCATAATTCTACTCGCTATTGGCTCAATTCAAGGATTGATTTATGGATTTATCCTAATTAAATCGACTGAATATAATAAGTTGGCCAATAGAATATTGGCAACAATTCTACTTTTACTCTCTTATCGTCTTTCTATCCAAATAATGCGGTTATTTGGTTTAGGATATTATGATAGTTGGTATTACATAATGATAGACATAAGTTGGGTCTACGGTGCGCTTATCTACTTTTACACAAAAGCACAGACGCAGACTAATTTTAAGTTTAAAAGGAAAGATTGGATACATTTTCTTCCTGTTGTTGTTCAAATATGCTGTAGTGTTTTTGTGAGACTTCAGAATTTATATTGGGACGGTACAAAAGAAAGCTTGTCGTGGTTAGGCTATTATGGTTATGTAGTATGGATGAACAATTCGACTATCTACATAGTGGCAAGTATTTTAATTATCGTTTACGCCTACAAATCTCAAAAACTGTTGAATTCAGTAAATGAAGAGATTAACATTAGTACTACTAAATTGACTTGGATTAAACGTATCGTAAAATCATTTTTGGTTTATTTTTCCTTGGTTTTAATTGTTCTTTTAATTGACTTACTTGTCTATAAATCTTTAAATAACGGTTCTTATTTTTACTTCACACGGTTTTATTATTATCCTTTTTTTGTTGGTATAGCAGTTATGACTTACTGGATAGGATTAGAGGGGTTTGCCAGAAGAAACGACCCTGAGCTTACCATCAAGACTATGATGAATCCAGACGAATTAGAACGACTCAAGTCCATTTCCAGAAAGCTTGAAAATGCAATGGAAAACGATAAGTTATTTAAAGACCAAGAGCTTTCACTCAATAGTATTTCAGAGCAGTTAAATATTAAACCGTACCTCATTTCAAAAAGCCTCAGTGAGGTTTACAATAAACGATTTAATGACTTTGTAAATGAATACAGAGTAAAAGAAGTGCAATCACTTTTGCTAAATTCCAATAATTCAAAATATACTTTACTCAGTATAGCTATGGATGCAGGTTTTAATTCAAAGTCTTCTTTTAACCGTGCTGTTAAAAAGCAACTCGGCATTTTACCAAGCGAATTAAAGGGTAAAAAATAA